The sequence tcatcagtttaaaaaaaaaaaacgattcacAACATCAAAACAATCTTAATAACAGTTACTACTTTGATTCTAAAATACAATATCCAACACGTAACAATTAATTGAGGTTAATTGGattgagaaaaaaaaataataaatacaagaacaGCTACGGTCgctgtttcaaaaaaaaaaaaaaaatttgatttcagtttctaaaacgttttatacaAATGTTATAACACGATATAGTTTGGAAATTGTTTATAGAAACTAATGGGTTCGTTAATTTGACTTGAAACACTCAAATGACTTCGAATTTAAAGATGAAcaatctgttgactttttaattCCGAAACTTTGACCCTTAAATTTGAACTCGTTAAGAAAAATTGAggtttgaaactttccagattgtTTGAACACATGATTTCCAATaaaactgcatttaaggattttaaattttcATACTACTTCGTGTTTTGGCTAAAAATTGGAATAACAGGGGTCGTGGAAAAAAAATAATATGAGTTTTCTGTTTTTCATACTTAATGACtataatgtatatatatgatataatatttaaCAATTTCTATAGCATAATATTCGATTTTATTTGTTTGTAGTTCAGACTATGGTCTACAAGCATTATATtagacagaaaaataaaaaaaaaataataaaagtacaAAAAAAGAAAATGAGTGCTAACTGAATTCgctgtgtattgttttgtagtgaTTTAAAGTCGTCCAGATTAATAGTCATGAGCATGAGATAATGAGAAGATAACAACTTCTATTATTAattgattttatatataatattaatattaattactaataaatataaataccttactaataataatgttgcaatattactgataataattaaataataatactgttaataaggataaagataataataatagaaataataaaaatgctaataatattaataatacttagtatgaatataaataatgaaattagtaatagtaatattaattataataatattaatattgataataataatatttagacaacaatttatatatatcaactttcatctctatatgttatatatctaaaataatagtatcaataatactaatattgattttaaatattgaaagtaataaaatatattattataacaactatattttaaatcttgtaattaagtttagcatattgatattacatattattaattatgtaatatttaacaattatttattatatataataacatatatttacttAAGATATTATGTAAATTTTCAACACataatgtttatacattttatatgtTTTACAAtgtagatataataataattatgtatagaaatcatatatatatatatatatatatatatatatatatatatatatatatatatatatatatatatatatatatatatatataaacaactaAACTCAAAatataattttatgcatttaataatttgttaacgttgacaaattatgttcgaaatcatttacatccaatatactctatatattcaaaataacaagttttagttatttaaagttatcTTTCGTCATAACTGAATCACATAataattcattaatatatttaatatattatatataattatttacatatacatttatttatatttatatttctatttacaattaaaggttcgtgaatcgtcgggaatggtcaaaggtcaaatatatacatgaacacagttcgaaggttttgagacttcacattacagactttgcttatcgtgtcgaacttatgtaaagattaaagtttaaatttggtcggaaattcccgggtcatcacaccagacCCGAATCATCCGACTTACCGGAATACTATAACAGTTTACAAGCTTAGCGCAATCATGGGTAACGTTCCTTGAACAATAAAACCTAGCGCCCCATTGAGCCATCACTCGCCGGCTAGCCCGGTGATGGTGGGTCTACGTTTAACCACTCTTTCTGAGATAATCATCTTCTACGAGGATTATTCACGGTAATCCGGACCGGAGAGTTGAACTTAAAAAACTGTTAAATCCTCCATCTTTGTTGACAAGTGTGAACCGAACCCCTTGATTCTACTCCATGCTTGATCAAATTTATTCCTTTATCGTAGCCTACTAGCTTATGAATTTTCTTGAAGGTTATTATTTCTAAAACAATATTAGCAAATACTATGTGAAAATAAAAGTATGTATAACACAATAATTTGATTGTATTAATACTTGAAAAGTGAAGCATTTCACGGTGAAAGCGATGGGGCACACTCCCTTTTTACACATCAAAATTTGTAATAAGATCAAAATAACTTCTATACCTCTAAACAATGGCGGAACATCATGAGGGCAAAAGAGGGCAGTGGCCCTCCTTGAATTAAACCCTACTAGTGTAAATATTGTGGATAACTAGTCTAGTTTCATTCCTTTTATTCATGTGGCCCTCCCACTCTCTCCTAGCTTACTAAATCTATTTGTTTCACGAGTATTTGTTGATATCTTATTTATTTACTTTCCTTGTTCAGATTTGATTCGTGTTGTAGTATACTAGTAATATGTTAACTTTTCATTCTAACTCAATTGATTTTTCTTTAATTATATTCACTTCATTGTCTTACGGTGTAGATTTATTTTATTTGCTAACTACGATTTTAGTTTAAGTAATAGCGGTCAAATTTATTTGTACACTTGTATCTACCatctataatacttatattatacgtTTGTCACAAAGTTAAAATTCAAGTATATATTcatctttacatatatataaaactatttgaATACAGTCTTATGTACAAAATGCGTTTAATTAATCGGCCAATAACAGTCAAAGGGTTAAAACGGATTCAGTTGGTCAAAGTCGAATTGTAGTTAGtcaattggtcaaagtcaaagtcaaagtcgttCAAGTTCAAAGTATTCTTGTCATCCTAACATTAATGCTCAAGTTCCGCCACTGCCTCTAAATATAAGTAATTGAAATATGCTAATTAAACACTCTTTGAATATCAATGATAACATCTAAGATTATCGCAACAAAACTTAATAAagaataatataaattatttacaaTCACGTTACAAATATAATTTTCTAATAAGCAATAACAAAATGTTATTGTTGTACCATGCGTATCACAAATGAAAAGTTGTACTCCGTATAGATCATTGCACACAAAAAAggtacaaaaagtagtttgtgatTGTTAAGAAGAAGGGGTGTGATTATAACATTTTAAAAGATGGAGGTTGAATCTGTTAATGCTTATGGTTCCGTTGCGTATGGGACCGTCAGTTGTGGGCCAATAGAATTGGACCGTAAACACGCACCGGTACCGAGTCAATCTGATTTACCTTTACCCTCTATGAAAGGAAGACGCGTTGCCGTGAACCGGCTGTTTCCACTCATTTTTCACTTGACCAAATTACCCTTCACACATGTTGCAAAAATATTGAGAAACTAAAATTAAAATAGATACTTTTGACACCATGTTACGAAATGGAAAGACACAATCTATAATCACCTAAATGGCTAAAAATATTAAGTTCTATTTGAttacaaattattatattataatgaatgATACTGTAACTAATAACTATAGTTATAAAATTTTGATTAAACCTATTGATTAAACCTATTAAGTACGGAGTAATttgatttagtttaaattttaaaCTTAACGAAAAAAACAAATCATAGATATTCTTAATTATTAAATTTCTTTTTAAGTTTGATATGTGTACAATCTCACTTGTTTGTTTTAGACTTTAGTAGAGAGAAAAGAGAACCGAGTGAACCGAGCGAGGTTCCTTTAGTCATCTCTCGTAAAGTTCAGTTGTATCATATGttagcagtgttgtaaatctccttatttcttcctGAGATCTCTCCGAGATCTCATTTTTAGAAGGAAACCGAGaagagatgtccatctcccgagattttcCAGTCAAGGggttcaaacttggtcaaagccacgatttctcgaattttcttgctcatttctcgaattttctgGTAAATCTCATAATTTCCTGAATTTTCTCATTCATTTCTCGAAATTTCTTGTAAATTCTCGTAAAAAtgtaaaaaaaacacacacacacacacatacatatatatatatacatatatatatatatatatatatatatacatacatatatatatatatataggcacgatcaatggggaagtaaccaatcggggggaagcggggggaagcaaaaaaaaaatcgttttttttttttgaatttttttttccggcatcaagatcacacgaaaatatgaacatttagaaaagacacttcgtgatgaatgttattatttaggtgggaaacgatcgacaaaaataacattcaagataatattgttcgtgaagaatgtgaacgttttttttttctccatgttttgtgaagtaaaatttagcccgatttagagttttagggtttaggggaataaacccaaaacaccaaaccctaaaccctaaaccctaaaactctaaaccgttcgtgttaaaaactcaatctaaatcctaaatctaaaccctaaatctaaaccctaaaccctaaatttataaaccctaatatctaaaccctataaaccctaatatctaaaccctaatatctaaaacctcaacatacgctcgaaaaacatgataaatgttatatattacttcttcgagcgtttttcctccaaaataaaaatatttatcacaacgtGTCGTtaataaatgttcatattttcatccaatctataatgttcgtgaacaaagttttttcaaaaaacgaaaagaaaaaaaaagaatttgcttcccccgattggttacttccctcttgatcctaccactatatatatatatatatatatatatatatatatatatatatatatatatatatatatactaaaaaacTTAAAAGTCAACttccgagatctctccgagatttTTCCGATATGCCGAGATCTccccaaaaatgtccaaacgagatcttctcgagatccgagttctccaaccttataTGTTAGTTAGAGAGATTTGCGAACTACTACGACCTATAGACTCCCCTCTCCTAACAAGAATATAAGCGAGTAGCTTTCGGCATATCTTGTAAACGTAGTCTTTTTAGTATATAGTCGACGACCTTCCTACATGCATGTGACCGTCAGAATGACTCAAATATTGGGTGAtgatatatttataaaaaattgaTGATGTATGAATTATCAgtcatataaataaaatataaatataaatatattataaatatatagataactataaatattaaatagaaatacctataataatctaataatttggtaataataattaaaaaatgaaTACTCTGCAAAACAGTATTGTTAGACCTCCGCATCTATAAAAATGGGTTGAGGTAGACGACAAAAGAAACGGCTTCCTTGTAAAATGAGTGTCCATTAAAACCCACATCACATAATCACATATAATTAACACATAAACACCCACGCCTTTTTAttcaatatatacatacatacatacatataccatCAGCTCCCTATAACGTTTATTCAATAACACCTCACGACAGCCAATTTCCATATCCCCTATGTTCTTTCAATCCCATCTGTAATTTAATTTCTTTATAATTCAATCAAACCAACCACACCCAGTTACTATTGTTATTTGTGCTATCAGAATACTCTCAATTTCACGTATTGTGTGTGTAATTGATTGATTAATTGGGAATTTAGAAATTTGAAAATGGCGATGATTAGTCTATCAAAGTTTCTTGATAAAGTTTATTTGATGGCAGAAGGTGGATCTCGTTACTGTTCTAAAAAATCAGATGATATATGCGGTGATGTTTGCAATGAGGTAATTTTATTCAAATGATTCCTGCTAATTAAATCAGATTTTGTGATTGATATATCTTGATTTTTGTTctttattaagtttatatatttctcTTGAGTTTTGGtgctgtgaaattagggttcttttTGGTATTGTATTTGTAAATGTAAATTTCTGTTGAAAAATCAAAATCCAACTACAAAAATGTAATTTTGACACTTTGTGATTAATGGGGATTTTGAGTTTAAGTAAAGGGTTCTCAAAGTTTGTACCTTTTTTTAAATAAAAGAACGTTTAGTATGTTATTTTGTTGTACATATATCTGCAAATAATTTTAGGTTAGTATACTTTTAGTGATATTGATATTTTGTGATCCCTTTTCAGGAATTAAATGATTATAGCCCAAATTTAGAAATTTGTAAACTTTTTGTCAATTTCAATATCTAACCAAAATGTACAAATGATTTTGCAGGATTCAGGAAGATCTACAACAATGTCAAGAGTACGCTGTATTTTTCGCGGGTTAGATTTGAAGACACTTGTCTTTTTGTTCGTTTTAGTCCCAACCGTGGTCCTCGGTTTGTTTATACACGGGCAGAAAATATCGTACTTTTTACGCCCATTATGGGAAAAACCACCAAAACCGTTTCACGAAATCCCACATTACTATCACGAAAACGTCTCGATGCATAATCTTTGCAGGCTTCATGGATGGGGTACGCGTGAGTTCCCTAGGCGTGTTTTTGATGCGGTTTTGTTTAGTAATGAAGTGGACCTTCTTACTATAAGATGGCATGAGTTGTACCCTTATGTTACAGAGTTTGTATTACTGGAATCAAACTCAACTTTCACAGGGTTACCTAAGCCATTGGTGTTTGAAAGTCAACGCGATCAATTCAAGTTCGTGGAACCAAGATTAACGTACGGGAAAATTCCCGGGAGATCTCGTAAAGGGGAGAACCCGTTTGTTGAGGAAGCGTATCAAAGACTCGCGCTTGATTATCTTTTAAAAAAAGCTGGGATTCAAGATGATGATTTGTTGATTATGTCTGATATCGATGAGATACCGAGTAGACACACGATTAATCTTTTAAGATGGTGTGATGATATTCCTTCGATTCTTCATCTTCGTCTCAAGAATTATTTATATTCGTTCGAGTTTTTTCTTGATAATAATAGTTGGAGGGCGTCTATTCATAGATACCAAACGGGAAAAACACGCTACGCTCATTACCGCCAATCTGACGTTGTGTTGGCGGATGCAGGCTGGCATTGTAGCTTCTGCTTTCGCAGGATTAGTGAATTTGTTTTCAAAATGAAAGCTTATAGCCATGTTGATAGAGTAAGGTTCAACAAATTTTTGAACCCGAAAAGGGTTCAAAAGGTAATCTGTAAAGGTGCAGATCTCTTTGATATGTTGCCCGAAGAGTACACGTTTAAGGAAATAATCGGGAAAATGGGACCCATCCCACATTCGTATTCAGCTGTTCATCTTCCTGCACACCTTCTAGAAAACGCCGATAAGTACAGATTTCTGTTACCAGGAAACTGTGTAAGACAAAGTGAGTAAAACCCATATCAAGAATGTTGTTTTTGGTATAAAGTTTGGATGACCAAAAGATAGTTGACACAGACTTATATCTGTCGATGCTAGCATCGTTCATACAGAAATGTTCGATTTCTGGGGGGATTGTGTACATAGTCTTCGTATTGGGGATAAACTTTTTCAAGATTCGACATCTTCTGCCGTATTCGAAGAGCGGTAATTCAAGAAAGTTTGAGATTTCAATATGGTTTTAGGATATTTTGAATCTAACACAAatcttatatttttaatatattaattcaaTTCTTGTTATACATGATTTGTGACTTGGGGTCTGTCTTGTGGATGATGATATTTGTAGAGGATTGTTTCTAACAAAACCACAAGTGTCTTGTTTATTTTGTTATGTCAACTGTTTCTTTGTACAGCTATGATTACATATTAATAAAACATAGAAACAACCGAAGCCAGAATGATTGTTGGTATAAAGAGGAATCTGATGCCTTTGTTAGACCAATATTATTGTTTGAGGGGTTGGCATGATGTCCTACATATACAGCTTGCTAATTTTATTCTTAAAGAAATGGCAAATTGACAACCACCTTGTTACGTTGTCTATGTTTTTTCCTTTTAAATAGTTTTATGTGGATGTTCAAGACATTAGTTTTGGTCCAGGTTCTGTGTTCCTTGTTCGTGGTTCATGGTTCATGGTTTGGTATGTGTGGTAGGTTTATATATAAGTAGCTccatgattttttattttttttttattttttatttttttgctaaAAATACCCAAGATTTTTATAAAAACGGAAAACATTTTCTAAATGACTTTGGTTATATATAAGTAGCTCCATGAACATTTCATATCTATAAGACCTTAAATAACAGGAGCGTGCTCCCTGGTGTGTTACCCAACATGCCTAATAACGATGGCGTGCTAGCCAAGTGCTAGCTGGCGAGCGTGCAAGGAGCACTGGAACAAAATGTGACGTGCAATTTTTGATTGATTCAAATTTCCTTTTTAATTTTGTTAACACACCAGCTAACACCTACTCAACACATCACCCCATTATTTATCAATTTACCAGCACTCTCGCCAAACACCCTACTACTACCCATCAACACGACCATCGAGGTTAAAAGTTAAAAAGGTCTAATTATTCTAAGCAAGAGTTAATCAGATTGACTTTAGTACATCTTTAATTTTTGTATTGGATCTTAAAATATGGGTCCCCCATTACTATTACAACGGTCATGAGATAAATGAGAAATGGACATACATGATATGTGTCATTGAACCATTAGTTGCATTCTTTTTTTAATAAAAGAAGCATTCTTTTAACGAACGaacgtttagtttttcaaaaaagTTTTAGTTTTGGTTGTAgacttattataattatatttttcaTAACATAAATATGCCGATTAGCGCTTGTCTAATGTCCCGGATTATGAATAGATTGTGAAGGAATAGCAAGTAGACGAAATTAACGTTATTTCAGATGTAAAATTGGGCCCACTTACCACGTGGCTAGTATGGGGTCCTGTTCCTGTCCATTTTATCCCATTTATCTTCGGTAGCAAAGTTGAGACTTTAGACCAGTTGCTGCTGCAagtagagttgttcaaaatatccgaatccgaaatccgaatccgaaatccgaatacgaaaatatccgaaaaatcggatatccgaaaattcggatatccgaaaatcggatatccgatttttcggattcggatatcggatggagtttttaaaattttcggatattcggatatccgaatatccgaaattttttaaaaaatccgaaaaaatccgaaaatatccgaaatatccgaaaattatccgaatatccggaaaattatccgaatatccggaaaattatccgaaaatattcgaagttcttcaaaaatatcggatattcggataatccgatatccgaattcgaaatttcggatatcggatatccgaaatttcggattcggatttcggatggggtttttcactatccgaattttcggatatccgaaaatgaacACCCCTAGCTGCAAGCACTAGTAGTGGGTAGGGTAAGATTATGGCACCACAAACGTCACAATAAGCGTAGTAGTGGACGTCgagatttttatttattttttgaaaagcaagcaatTATAATTGAAAACTCGAAGGTTACAAAACAAGGGTAGTGATACCCATGACACACGAGAACATTACATTTTTAAGTTGCAAAGAAAGCAACCCTACTCGAACCTATATATTACAATACACATTTGGGTTACTTAACCAATCTAGCCAATCTAATTTCTTTCCTTTCGATCTCCGGGAAATCCACTCGAAAGATTTGGTTTTAATTTCGTTTAGAGCCATCGGGCCATTCCACCTTTTTCCGAGAAATAAGAAGTTGTTTCGATTTTTCCAAATGAAATAAACGCAAACCCATTCGACCGCCTGCCAAATCTTTTTACCGAAAGCTGATAGATTAGCCGGTGCTAGGCCACGAAGAATTTCATTTACACTAAGATTAGAGAAGTTACCAAAACCCCACCAATTAAAAACCCTTGACCAAACTTCTATGGATTCTTTGCAAAAAATTAAAGCATGATCAATTGTTTCCAATCCGTCGTCACAAAGAGGGCATCTAACGCTAGGCAAGTCGATACCCCTTTTATCTAACTCGATCCTTACTGGGAGACGTTTCTTGAATACCCGCCATGCAAATATTTCTAGCTTTTTGGGGATCAAGTTGTTGCGCGCTGTTTCAACCAGATTGTTACCAATTTCGATGATTTTTTCATCAACAAGTGTAGATAGTTTTCGGACCGTAAAGCAACCATTGATATCCAAATTCCAACTCCACTTGTCAACACTGTTATTATTCAAAGAAACACCCGATAATATATCAGCGAGAGCATGAAGTTCTCCTAGTGTACGGCCGGATGGATCACGATGCCAGCCCCACCTAGTCGAGTCACCAGAATTTTCGACCCGTTGCTTAACCGTCACGTCTTTTGCTGCTTCCAACCTGAACAACCGAGGGAACCGATCACATAAACTGATGTTTCCTAGCCATATATCAGACCAGAATGATGTCGAGGAGCCGTCACCGATGGATTTTGCGAAAGAGTTGCTGAAAGGTATGCCTAGATCATCAAGAGATTTACCTGCCAAAATAATGTTAGCCCAAGTGCCTATGGATGAGGAATTAGTTGATGTATTCCCCATCGATAGACCCCCGCAATTTCCATGGATACTACGAATGATTTTCACCCAAAAGGAGTTgatttcggttttgaacctccaccaccacttttcGAGTAAAGCTAAATTTTTGCTTTTAAGTGAGCCAATGTTTAACCCCCCATTCCCATAAGTTGTGATAACGTtatcccatttcacccaattaattTTTGAACCCGATTCCCCCCCACCCCAAAAAAAAGAACGTCTCAAGCTCTCAAGTATTTTTAAGACACTCGGCGGAGCACGGAAGAGATAGAAGTAATACAACGGAAGACTAGTGAGAACCGATTTAATAAGAACTAGACGACCCCTAAATGACAATGTCCGCATTCTCCAATTCGAAAGTTTACTTTTGAATTTATCAATGACCACACACCAATCTTTTGCCTTCTTCATTTTTGAACCAATGGGTATACCAAGATATGTAAATGGGAATTGCCCCGCTTGACACCCGAAACTATTTGCTACGGCATTCAATTCATTTGTGCTTACTCCCACCCCGTACATACAGCTTTTTTGAAAATTAACTTTCAGACCGGAAGTTAGCTCGAAACATTTTAAAAGATTTTGCAAGTGTTCAATGTTCAACTTACTCCATTCGCCTAAAAATATTGTATCGTCCGCATATTGTAAATGCGAGACCACAATTTTTTCATTCCCGATTTCAATGCCTTTGAAGAGGTTTTTTTCAATGGCCAATTTCGCCATTATGTTTAGACCTTCCGTAACTAATATGAACAAAAAGGTGATAGTGGTTCCCCTTGTCGCACACCCCGTTCTAATGAAAACTCTTTAGTTGGCGAACCATTAACGAGAACGGAAATAGAAGCCGAGCTAAGACAAGCAAAAATCCACTTACGCCACTTGAAACCAAAACCCATACACCTCATTACCTCCATAAGGAAAATCCCAATTCAGTCAATCAAAAGCTTTTTCAAAGTCGACTTTAAATAACATACCTTTTTGTCGTTTTAGTTTAATAAAGTCGATACATTCGTTTACCATTAAAGCTCCATCTAAGATGAATCTACCTTTTAAGAATGCACTTTGCTTCGAACCAATAAGTGATGGAAGAACTTTCCTAAGGCGATTTGAGAGTAACTTGGCAATTATTTTGTAGTAGCTACCAATGAGGCTAATCGGCCGAAAATCATTGAGGATAATTGGATCATTTTTTTGCGGAATCAGAGTCACAAATGAAGCGTTACAACCTTTGGAAAACTCTGATTTTTCCCAAAACCACGAGATAGCACTGTTAAGGTCCACTTTAATTATTTCCCAAAATTTTTTGAAAAACCTTAAATTAAACCCGTTCGGCCCCGGAGCTTTTGTACTCCCACAATCTTGTATTGCCTCGAAAATTTCTTTTTCATCAAAAACACAGTCCAGTTTTTCGGCTTCATTACTCGAGAGTTTCTTGTACGTAAGATCTTCAAGGCTAGGACTCTCAATATCCAGTTCCTCAAAAATGTGTTTGTAGTGTTTGAAAACTTCCTCTTTAATGTCGTTGGGTGAATCTTTCCAAAAGCCATTGATGGACAGTCCACGAATGTTATTGGAATTATTCCTTCTACGAATGCTCGAATGAAAGTACTTGGTATTTTCATCTCCATCAATAATCCAATT comes from Rutidosis leptorrhynchoides isolate AG116_Rl617_1_P2 chromosome 4, CSIRO_AGI_Rlap_v1, whole genome shotgun sequence and encodes:
- the LOC139844626 gene encoding uncharacterized protein gives rise to the protein MAMISLSKFLDKVYLMAEGGSRYCSKKSDDICGDVCNEDSGRSTTMSRVRCIFRGLDLKTLVFLFVLVPTVVLGLFIHGQKISYFLRPLWEKPPKPFHEIPHYYHENVSMHNLCRLHGWGTREFPRRVFDAVLFSNEVDLLTIRWHELYPYVTEFVLLESNSTFTGLPKPLVFESQRDQFKFVEPRLTYGKIPGRSRKGENPFVEEAYQRLALDYLLKKAGIQDDDLLIMSDIDEIPSRHTINLLRWCDDIPSILHLRLKNYLYSFEFFLDNNSWRASIHRYQTGKTRYAHYRQSDVVLADAGWHCSFCFRRISEFVFKMKAYSHVDRVRFNKFLNPKRVQKVICKGADLFDMLPEEYTFKEIIGKMGPIPHSYSAVHLPAHLLENADKYRFLLPGNCVRQSE